Proteins encoded by one window of Panicum virgatum strain AP13 chromosome 7N, P.virgatum_v5, whole genome shotgun sequence:
- the LOC120682428 gene encoding serine/threonine-protein kinase CTR1-like isoform X1, translating to MPHRRRALNPTLPPPPPAAAFHLAADDSRLPLLAADYALLQSAAAAAAASSVADAPAAPASAEWSAGSAFTASSDAASSTATAPGSARLTAAKEAGAGRDTWVRRAREGYYLQLSLAIRLTSQAFLAGNPALPELLLGCGPGDAGDGADDPEAVSYRLWVNGCLSWGDKIAHGFYNIMGIDPHLWAMCNAAEEGRRLPSLAALRAVDATESSLEVVLVDKAADSVLLDLERRALDLVRALGVTLDLVRRLAVLVSDHMGGALRSEDGDLYMRWKAVSKQLRKRQKCIVVPIGGLSIGFCRHRAILFKELADFIGLPCRIAQGCKYCSAPHRSSCLVKIDSEKRYVREYVVDLVVEPGSISCPDSSINGQLLCTVPSPFKTSCTVGSGNYTTPVTAWNQKIADERRNMIIANSQYSVARCSVAEENSVQVASKEGLLPNCGQITQNGNCNGISMVDISVQLKAMDISAENCNKEDIPGATLPKCLSIEPSFAADWLEISWEELELKERVGAGSFGTVYRADWHGSIVGWGLQDVAVKVLTDQDVGEAQLKEFLREIAIMKRVRHPNVVLFMGAVTKCPHLSIVTEYLPRGSLFRLINKAANGEMLDLKRRLRMALDVAKGINYLHCLNPPIVHWDLKTPNMLVDKNWSVKVGDFGLSRFKANTFISSKSVAGTPEWMAPEFLRGEPSNEKCDVYSFGVILWELLTMQQPWSGLGPAQVVGAVAFQNRRLPIPKDTSPELAALVESCWDDDPRQRPSFSSIVDTLKKSLKALLGGS from the exons atgccgcaccgccgccgagcccttAACCCGACGCTGCCCCCgccacctcccgccgccgcgttccACCTCGCCGCGGACGACTCGCGGCTGCCGCTCCTCGCCGCGGACTACGCGCTGCTccagtccgccgccgccgccgcagcagcctcATCCGTCGCGGACGCGCCCGCGGCCCCAGCGTCCGCGGAGTGGAGCGCCGGGAGCGCCTTCACCGCGTCCagcgacgccgcctcctccaccgccacggCGCCGGGCTCCGCCCGGTTGACCGCCGCCAAAGAAGCCGGCGCCGGGAGGGACACGTGGGTCCGCCGCGCCAGGGAGGGGTACTACCTCCAGCTCTCCCTCGCCATCCGCCTCACCTCCCAGGCCTTCCTCGCCGGAAACCCCGCCCtgcccgagctcctcctcggctGCGGCCCCGGGgatgccggcgacggcgcggatGATCCGGAGGCCGTCTCCTACCGGCTCTGG GTGAACGGGTGCCTGTCGTGGGGCGACAAGATCGCGCACGGGTTCTACAACATCATGGGCATCGACCCGCACCTGTGGGCCATGTGCAACGCCGCGGAGGAGGGCCGCCGGCTGCCGTcgctggcggcgctgcgggcggtGGACGCCACCGAGTCCTCGCTCgaggtggtgctcgtcgacAAGGCCGCCGACTCGGTGCTCCTCGACCTCGAGCGCCGCGCGCTCGACCTCGTCCGCGCGCTCGGCGTCACGCTCGACCTcgtccgccgcctcgccgtcctcgTCTCCGACCACATGGG GGGTGCGTTGCGGTCGGAGGATGGAGACCTGTACATGCGGTGGAAGGCGGTGAGCAAGCAGCTGAGGAAGCGGCAGAAGTGCATCGTCGTCCCCATTGGCGGCTTGTCCATCGGGTTCTGCCGGCACCGGGCCATCCTTTTCAAG GAACTCGCAGATTTCATCGGCCTCCCATGCCGGATTGCGCAAGGTTGCAAGTACTGCTCTGCGCCTCACCGATCATCTTGCCTTGTCAAAATCGATAGTGAGAAGAGATATGTGAG GGAATACGTGGTGGACCTTGTAGTTGAGCCGGGAAGCATCAGCTGCCCAGATTCATCCATCAACGGCCAGTTGCTCTGCACAGTGCCTTCACCTTTCAAGACTTCGTGTACAGTAGGCTCAGGGAACTACACTACACCGGTCACTGCCTGGAATCAAAAGATAGCGGATGAGCGTCGCAACATGATAATAGCAAATTCCCAGTATTCAG TTGCTAGGTGTAGTGTCGCGGAGGAGAACTCTGTTCAGGTAGCTAGCAAAGAAGGCTTGCTGCCGAACTGCGGTCAAATCACGCAGAATGGAAACTGCAATGGCATATCAATGGTAGACATATCGGTGCAATTGAAGGCAATGGACATCAGTGCCGAGAATTGCAATAAGGAGGACATCCCAGGTGCCACGCTTCCGAAATGCTTGAGTATTGAGCCGTCTTTTGCTGCAGATTGGCTTGAGATATCATGGGAGGAGCTTGAGCTCAAGGAACGCGTAGGCGCCG GTTCTTTCGGTACAGTGTATCGCGCAGACTGGCACGGCTCT ATTGTAGGTTGGGGTCTGCAGGATGTTGCAGTAAAGGTGCTTACGGATCAGGATGTTGGCGAAGCTCAGCTGAAAGAATTCCTCAGAGAG ATTGCTATTATGAAACGAGTCCGCCATCCGAATGTGGTATTGTTCATGGGTGCGGTGACAAAATGCCCACATTTGTCAATAGTGACAGAGTATTTGCCGAG AGGGAGCCTCTTCCGCCTCATCAACAAGGCAGCTAATGGAGAAATGCTGGACCTAAAGCGCCGTTTGCGCATGGCGCTAGACGTT GCTAAAGGCATCAACTATCTTCACTGCCTGAATCCCCCTATTGTGCATTGGGATCTGAAGACACCAAACATGCTGGTAGACAAGAACTGGTCCGTGAAG GTAGGTGACTTTGGCTTGTCCAGATTTAAGGCGAACACCTTCATATCATCCAAATCAGTTGCTGGAACA CCAGAATGGATGGCACCAGAATTCCTCCGCGGCGAGCCATCCAACGAGAAGTGTGATGTTTACAGCTTCGGTGTGATCTTGTGGGAGCTCCTGACAATGCAGCAACCGTGGAGTGGCCTAGGTCCTGCTCAG GTAGTGGGAGCCGTTGCATTTCAGAACAGAAGGCTCCCAATTCCGAAAGATACCAGTCCAGAACTTGCAGCTCTTGTGGAATCCTGCTGGGATGA TGATCCAAGGCAGCGGCCTTCGTTTTCAAGCATCGTGGATACGCTGAAGAAGTCACTCAAGGCTCTTCTTGGAGGCTCCTGA
- the LOC120682428 gene encoding serine/threonine-protein kinase CTR1-like isoform X2 has product MPHRRRALNPTLPPPPPAAAFHLAADDSRLPLLAADYALLQSAAAAAAASSVADAPAAPASAEWSAGSAFTASSDAASSTATAPGSARLTAAKEAGAGRDTWVRRAREGYYLQLSLAIRLTSQAFLAGNPALPELLLGCGPGDAGDGADDPEAVSYRLWVNGCLSWGDKIAHGFYNIMGIDPHLWAMCNAAEEGRRLPSLAALRAVDATESSLEVVLVDKAADSVLLDLERRALDLVRALGVTLDLVRRLAVLVSDHMGGALRSEDGDLYMRWKAVSKQLRKRQKCIVVPIGGLSIGFCRHRAILFKELADFIGLPCRIAQGCKYCSAPHRSSCLVKIDSEKRYVREYVVDLVVEPGSISCPDSSINGQLLCTVPSPFKTSCTVGSGNYTTPVTAWNQKIADERRNMIIANSQYSVARCSVAEENSVQVASKEGLLPNCGQITQNGNCNGISMVDISVQLKAMDISAENCNKEDIPGATLPKCLSIEPSFAADWLEISWEELELKERVGAGSFGTVYRADWHGSDVAVKVLTDQDVGEAQLKEFLREIAIMKRVRHPNVVLFMGAVTKCPHLSIVTEYLPRGSLFRLINKAANGEMLDLKRRLRMALDVAKGINYLHCLNPPIVHWDLKTPNMLVDKNWSVKVGDFGLSRFKANTFISSKSVAGTPEWMAPEFLRGEPSNEKCDVYSFGVILWELLTMQQPWSGLGPAQVVGAVAFQNRRLPIPKDTSPELAALVESCWDDDPRQRPSFSSIVDTLKKSLKALLGGS; this is encoded by the exons atgccgcaccgccgccgagcccttAACCCGACGCTGCCCCCgccacctcccgccgccgcgttccACCTCGCCGCGGACGACTCGCGGCTGCCGCTCCTCGCCGCGGACTACGCGCTGCTccagtccgccgccgccgccgcagcagcctcATCCGTCGCGGACGCGCCCGCGGCCCCAGCGTCCGCGGAGTGGAGCGCCGGGAGCGCCTTCACCGCGTCCagcgacgccgcctcctccaccgccacggCGCCGGGCTCCGCCCGGTTGACCGCCGCCAAAGAAGCCGGCGCCGGGAGGGACACGTGGGTCCGCCGCGCCAGGGAGGGGTACTACCTCCAGCTCTCCCTCGCCATCCGCCTCACCTCCCAGGCCTTCCTCGCCGGAAACCCCGCCCtgcccgagctcctcctcggctGCGGCCCCGGGgatgccggcgacggcgcggatGATCCGGAGGCCGTCTCCTACCGGCTCTGG GTGAACGGGTGCCTGTCGTGGGGCGACAAGATCGCGCACGGGTTCTACAACATCATGGGCATCGACCCGCACCTGTGGGCCATGTGCAACGCCGCGGAGGAGGGCCGCCGGCTGCCGTcgctggcggcgctgcgggcggtGGACGCCACCGAGTCCTCGCTCgaggtggtgctcgtcgacAAGGCCGCCGACTCGGTGCTCCTCGACCTCGAGCGCCGCGCGCTCGACCTCGTCCGCGCGCTCGGCGTCACGCTCGACCTcgtccgccgcctcgccgtcctcgTCTCCGACCACATGGG GGGTGCGTTGCGGTCGGAGGATGGAGACCTGTACATGCGGTGGAAGGCGGTGAGCAAGCAGCTGAGGAAGCGGCAGAAGTGCATCGTCGTCCCCATTGGCGGCTTGTCCATCGGGTTCTGCCGGCACCGGGCCATCCTTTTCAAG GAACTCGCAGATTTCATCGGCCTCCCATGCCGGATTGCGCAAGGTTGCAAGTACTGCTCTGCGCCTCACCGATCATCTTGCCTTGTCAAAATCGATAGTGAGAAGAGATATGTGAG GGAATACGTGGTGGACCTTGTAGTTGAGCCGGGAAGCATCAGCTGCCCAGATTCATCCATCAACGGCCAGTTGCTCTGCACAGTGCCTTCACCTTTCAAGACTTCGTGTACAGTAGGCTCAGGGAACTACACTACACCGGTCACTGCCTGGAATCAAAAGATAGCGGATGAGCGTCGCAACATGATAATAGCAAATTCCCAGTATTCAG TTGCTAGGTGTAGTGTCGCGGAGGAGAACTCTGTTCAGGTAGCTAGCAAAGAAGGCTTGCTGCCGAACTGCGGTCAAATCACGCAGAATGGAAACTGCAATGGCATATCAATGGTAGACATATCGGTGCAATTGAAGGCAATGGACATCAGTGCCGAGAATTGCAATAAGGAGGACATCCCAGGTGCCACGCTTCCGAAATGCTTGAGTATTGAGCCGTCTTTTGCTGCAGATTGGCTTGAGATATCATGGGAGGAGCTTGAGCTCAAGGAACGCGTAGGCGCCG GTTCTTTCGGTACAGTGTATCGCGCAGACTGGCACGGCTCT GATGTTGCAGTAAAGGTGCTTACGGATCAGGATGTTGGCGAAGCTCAGCTGAAAGAATTCCTCAGAGAG ATTGCTATTATGAAACGAGTCCGCCATCCGAATGTGGTATTGTTCATGGGTGCGGTGACAAAATGCCCACATTTGTCAATAGTGACAGAGTATTTGCCGAG AGGGAGCCTCTTCCGCCTCATCAACAAGGCAGCTAATGGAGAAATGCTGGACCTAAAGCGCCGTTTGCGCATGGCGCTAGACGTT GCTAAAGGCATCAACTATCTTCACTGCCTGAATCCCCCTATTGTGCATTGGGATCTGAAGACACCAAACATGCTGGTAGACAAGAACTGGTCCGTGAAG GTAGGTGACTTTGGCTTGTCCAGATTTAAGGCGAACACCTTCATATCATCCAAATCAGTTGCTGGAACA CCAGAATGGATGGCACCAGAATTCCTCCGCGGCGAGCCATCCAACGAGAAGTGTGATGTTTACAGCTTCGGTGTGATCTTGTGGGAGCTCCTGACAATGCAGCAACCGTGGAGTGGCCTAGGTCCTGCTCAG GTAGTGGGAGCCGTTGCATTTCAGAACAGAAGGCTCCCAATTCCGAAAGATACCAGTCCAGAACTTGCAGCTCTTGTGGAATCCTGCTGGGATGA TGATCCAAGGCAGCGGCCTTCGTTTTCAAGCATCGTGGATACGCTGAAGAAGTCACTCAAGGCTCTTCTTGGAGGCTCCTGA
- the LOC120682428 gene encoding serine/threonine-protein kinase CTR1-like isoform X3 produces MPHRRRALNPTLPPPPPAAAFHLAADDSRLPLLAADYALLQSAAAAAAASSVADAPAAPASAEWSAGSAFTASSDAASSTATAPGSARLTAAKEAGAGRDTWVRRAREGYYLQLSLAIRLTSQAFLAGNPALPELLLGCGPGDAGDGADDPEAVSYRLWVNGCLSWGDKIAHGFYNIMGIDPHLWAMCNAAEEGRRLPSLAALRAVDATESSLEVVLVDKAADSVLLDLERRALDLVRALGVTLDLVRRLAVLVSDHMGGALRSEDGDLYMRWKAVSKQLRKRQKCIVVPIGGLSIGFCRHRAILFKELADFIGLPCRIAQGCKYCSAPHRSSCLVKIDSEKRYVREYVVDLVVEPGSISCPDSSINGQLLCTVPSPFKTSCTVGSGNYTTPVTAWNQKIADERRNMIIANSQYSVARCSVAEENSVQVASKEGLLPNCGQITQNGNCNGISMVDISVQLKAMDISAENCNKEDIPGATLPKCLSIEPSFAADWLEISWEELELKERVGAGSFGTVYRADWHGSIVGWGLQDVAVKVLTDQDVGEAQLKEFLREIAIMKRVRHPNVVLFMGAVTKCPHLSIVTEYLPRGSLFRLINKAANGEMLDLKRRLRMALDVAKGINYLHCLNPPIVHWDLKTPNMLVDKNWSVKI; encoded by the exons atgccgcaccgccgccgagcccttAACCCGACGCTGCCCCCgccacctcccgccgccgcgttccACCTCGCCGCGGACGACTCGCGGCTGCCGCTCCTCGCCGCGGACTACGCGCTGCTccagtccgccgccgccgccgcagcagcctcATCCGTCGCGGACGCGCCCGCGGCCCCAGCGTCCGCGGAGTGGAGCGCCGGGAGCGCCTTCACCGCGTCCagcgacgccgcctcctccaccgccacggCGCCGGGCTCCGCCCGGTTGACCGCCGCCAAAGAAGCCGGCGCCGGGAGGGACACGTGGGTCCGCCGCGCCAGGGAGGGGTACTACCTCCAGCTCTCCCTCGCCATCCGCCTCACCTCCCAGGCCTTCCTCGCCGGAAACCCCGCCCtgcccgagctcctcctcggctGCGGCCCCGGGgatgccggcgacggcgcggatGATCCGGAGGCCGTCTCCTACCGGCTCTGG GTGAACGGGTGCCTGTCGTGGGGCGACAAGATCGCGCACGGGTTCTACAACATCATGGGCATCGACCCGCACCTGTGGGCCATGTGCAACGCCGCGGAGGAGGGCCGCCGGCTGCCGTcgctggcggcgctgcgggcggtGGACGCCACCGAGTCCTCGCTCgaggtggtgctcgtcgacAAGGCCGCCGACTCGGTGCTCCTCGACCTCGAGCGCCGCGCGCTCGACCTCGTCCGCGCGCTCGGCGTCACGCTCGACCTcgtccgccgcctcgccgtcctcgTCTCCGACCACATGGG GGGTGCGTTGCGGTCGGAGGATGGAGACCTGTACATGCGGTGGAAGGCGGTGAGCAAGCAGCTGAGGAAGCGGCAGAAGTGCATCGTCGTCCCCATTGGCGGCTTGTCCATCGGGTTCTGCCGGCACCGGGCCATCCTTTTCAAG GAACTCGCAGATTTCATCGGCCTCCCATGCCGGATTGCGCAAGGTTGCAAGTACTGCTCTGCGCCTCACCGATCATCTTGCCTTGTCAAAATCGATAGTGAGAAGAGATATGTGAG GGAATACGTGGTGGACCTTGTAGTTGAGCCGGGAAGCATCAGCTGCCCAGATTCATCCATCAACGGCCAGTTGCTCTGCACAGTGCCTTCACCTTTCAAGACTTCGTGTACAGTAGGCTCAGGGAACTACACTACACCGGTCACTGCCTGGAATCAAAAGATAGCGGATGAGCGTCGCAACATGATAATAGCAAATTCCCAGTATTCAG TTGCTAGGTGTAGTGTCGCGGAGGAGAACTCTGTTCAGGTAGCTAGCAAAGAAGGCTTGCTGCCGAACTGCGGTCAAATCACGCAGAATGGAAACTGCAATGGCATATCAATGGTAGACATATCGGTGCAATTGAAGGCAATGGACATCAGTGCCGAGAATTGCAATAAGGAGGACATCCCAGGTGCCACGCTTCCGAAATGCTTGAGTATTGAGCCGTCTTTTGCTGCAGATTGGCTTGAGATATCATGGGAGGAGCTTGAGCTCAAGGAACGCGTAGGCGCCG GTTCTTTCGGTACAGTGTATCGCGCAGACTGGCACGGCTCT ATTGTAGGTTGGGGTCTGCAGGATGTTGCAGTAAAGGTGCTTACGGATCAGGATGTTGGCGAAGCTCAGCTGAAAGAATTCCTCAGAGAG ATTGCTATTATGAAACGAGTCCGCCATCCGAATGTGGTATTGTTCATGGGTGCGGTGACAAAATGCCCACATTTGTCAATAGTGACAGAGTATTTGCCGAG AGGGAGCCTCTTCCGCCTCATCAACAAGGCAGCTAATGGAGAAATGCTGGACCTAAAGCGCCGTTTGCGCATGGCGCTAGACGTT GCTAAAGGCATCAACTATCTTCACTGCCTGAATCCCCCTATTGTGCATTGGGATCTGAAGACACCAAACATGCTGGTAGACAAGAACTGGTCCGTGAAG ATTTAA